TGCCGAAGTTGATCGTCTTGGCGTAGCCGCGCTGCTGGCGCGTCACCTCGGTCAGCGGAACGTTGAACACCTCGCTGGCGACGGCCTGGTGAATGTCCTCATCTTCGGCGAAGGCTTTCACCAAGCCCGGTTCACCCGTGAAGTGGGCGAGGATGCGCAGCTCGATCTGGCTGTAGTCGGCCGTAAGTAACACGTTGCGCGCCGCGTCGCCCGGGACGAACGCGCTGCGAATCCGCCGGCCTTCATCCGTGCGAATCGGGATGTTCTGCAAATTCGGGTCGCTGCTGCTCAGTCGGCCGGTGCCGGCGCCGGTTTGGTTGAAGTGGCTGTGGATGCGGCCGGTCGCGGGGCTGATGTACTCGGTGAGGTTGTCGAGGTACGTGTTCTTCAGCTTCACCATGCTGCGGTAGTCCAGAATCATACGCGGCACGGGGTGCTCGGTGGCCAGGCGTTCCAGCACCTGCACGTCGGTGCTGAAGCCGGTCTTGGTCTTCTTGCCGGTCTTCAGACCCAAGCGGTTGAAGAGCACGTCGGCCAACTGCTTGGGCGAGTCGGGGTTGAACTCGCCACCGGCCTCGGTGTAGATGCGCTCGCGCAGCTCGTCGATGCGCACGCCGAGCACCTCGCTTTGCTCCTTCAGCACGGCCGGGTCGACGGCGATGCCGTTGGTCTCCATCGTGGCCAGCACTTCGATCAGCGGCGTCTCGAGTTCGTCGCCGAGCTTTTTGATCGTCGGCAGTTGTTCCAGCCGGTTGTGCAGGAACTCGTACAACCGCCACGCGACGTCGGCGTCCTCGCTGGCGTAGCGGCTGATGGCGTTCAACTCGACGCAGTCCATCGTGCGCAGCGTCTTGCCCTTGCCCAGAAGTTCGACGGTCGCCACCTTCTTGATGTTCAGCAGGTCCAGCGCCAGGCGATCGATGCCGTACTGCATGCGGCTGCTGTCGATCAGGAACGCCGCGATCATCGTGTCGAGCTCGATGCCCCGAAAATCGATGCCCGCCTGCCGCATGACCATCAGGTCGTACTTCAGGTTGTGGCCGACCTTTTTGATCTGCTCGTTCTCCAAAATCGGCTTGACCGCTTCCAGCACGCGCTCGCGCGGCAGAATCGTGCAGCCGACCGGTCCCTTCACGGGAATGTAATAGCCCGTGGTCGCACGCCAGCTGAAGCTCATGCCGACGAGGTTGGAACGCATGGCGCCGAGGTCGTCGGTCTCGGTGTCGAACGCGAAGCGCGGCTGCTTGCTCAGTGCAGTGATGAAAGCGTCGAGCTTCTCTTCCGTATCGATCAGTTGATAGTCGCAACTGGCGCACGTCTCGGGCGCGTTGATGGGCGTGCCGTCTTCGTTGGCTTGCGGCGCGGATGTGTCGGGACCGAACAATCCGTCGGAGAACAGGTTGGGCGCTTGCGGCTTCGCGGAGGCCGCTGTCTGCTTCCCGCGTCCGCTCGTCTGCGAAGCCGCGAGCGGGGCATCGCCACCAATGCGTCGGATCAGGTTGTTGAAGCCCAGCGTCTGCAAATGCGTCGTTAGCGCGCTCTTGTTCAGTCCCTGAAATCGGCACGCCTCCGGGTCGAACTCCATCTCGACGTCATCCTTCAGCGTCACCAGCTGGCGCGAGATCGGCAGGCGGTCGGCGTACTTCTCGAAGTTTTCTCGCTGCTTGGGCTTTAGCTCGGCCAGGTGATTGAGGACGTTGTCGGCCGTCTTGTACTTCTTGATGAGCTCGAGCGCGGTCTTCGGGCCAACGCCGGGAATGCCGGGGACGTTGTCGGTGCTGTCGCCCATCAGGGTCTGAATCTCGACCGCCTCGTGCGGGCCAAAGCCGAGCTCGGCTTCCATGACGGCGGCGTCGATCACCTTGTCGCCGGCCATGTCGTACATCTTCACGCACGGGCCGACGAGCTGGCGCAGGTCCTTATCCTTGCTGACCAGGAACGTGTCGTAACCGGTCGTACACAGCCGCTTGGCCATGGTGGCGAGCAGGTCGTCGGCCTCGAAGCCGTTCTTGCCGAAAATGGGGATGCCGGCGTCGCGCACGATCTGGAGGATGCGCTCTTCCTGCGGGCCGAAGTCGTCGGGGCGTTTGTTTCGGTTGGCCTTGTATTCCGGGAAGATCTCCTTGCGGAAGACGTGCTCGTCGCCGCCCTGGTCGATCACCATGGCCAGGTAGTCGGGCTTTCGGTGTTCGATGAGGTTCAGCAGCCACTGCGTGAAGACGAACGTGCCCTTGGTGGGCTCGCCGGTGGGGCTGGTCAAATCGCGGAACGGCGCGAAGTAGGCGCGGTAGATCTGGGCGTGACCGTCGATGATGTAGAAGGATTTGTTTGGCATCCGTGCGACGAATCTTAGGGGCAGCAGACGCGAACGTCGATTTATGAGACGGAGGATCACACGCGAGCAGTCGAAGGAATGCCCCAAGGGTGTGACGCCGTATCCCATGCGTGGGACGGAGCATCCCATGCATGGGACGGAGCATCCGATGCATGGGACAGAGCATCCCATGCATGGGACGGAGCATCCCATGCATGGGACAGAGCATCCGATGCATGGGATGGAGCATCCCATGAGGGTTATTTGCCACCAGGATCATGCGAAGTGGCGAAAACGCCCTGAAAACGCCTTCGCCCCGCAATGCGTCCGGTAACGCAGTTCAGGCCGGGTGCCACGAGTCGGCGTACTCGCAGACCTGTGTCTTCCTTTGTCCGCCGCCGTGGTGAAAACACAGGTCTCGGGGTACCGCGACCCGTGGCACCCATGCGAGGATCGCATCCAGTTTACGAACGCCCGATAACGTCAATCTGTAGCGGTGGCTTACAGTTTTCTTGACCCGCGCGCGAGCGGGTCGGTACACTTGTCCGATGCGATAGGCGGAATCGTTCTAGCCCCGCTTTCCTGCTTCGATAACTGCACCGACGGAGGCCTCACCTATGCCCCCCATTTCCCCGCAAGGTTCGCGCGGCGGTCTGATTACGGCCGTGGTCATCTTCGCGATCCTGTTCGTCACCTCGACGATCTTCGCGTTCATCTACAGTGCCCGGGCGACCCGCTCGGAAGAGGATCTGCGCAGCTTCCGGCTGCGGTACAACGGCATCGTGGCCGAGTCGAACCTGCAGGGCCCGGAGATTGAAGCCCTCAAGGCCGCCAAGGATGCCCCTGCCAGTGGGTTTGGCCCGAACGACACCGCCCTCACGGTCGCGCTCGGTCAGACGCGACAGGTGGCGACGCTGCTGAGCGGCAAGCCCGATGTGACCGCGGCCACCGCCACGGCCCGGCAGGCGCTGAACAGCGCGAAGGACAAGCTGAAGGGCGTGCAGGGCGTGACGATCGGCAACGATCTGGCGAGCGCGGTTTCGACGCTGGCCGATGCGATCGTCGCCCGTGAAGGGCAGATCGCCCAGCTGACGACGCAGCGCGACGCGACCGCCGCCGAGGTGACGGCCGCCAAGCAGCAGCAGGAGGCCATGGTCGCCGCCAACGCGACGGCCGTGCAGGAAGCCCGCGACCAGGCCGCCGCCACCGCCGCCGCGGCTCAGACCGATCGCAGCAGCAAGGATGAGCAGGTCGCTCAGATCGAGGCCGAACGTGAGGCCGAACGCACCCGCGCCGCTGCCAACACCGAAGCCCTCAACACGCAGATCGCCGAGCGCGACAGCACGGTGAAGAACCTGCAGAGCGAGCTGAAGCGCATCCGCGATCGCATCGCGCTGCTCCGCGGCAACGTGACGAATGCGGTCATCGGCCAAGCCGATGGCACGATCATCCGCCTGCCGGGCAACAACATCGCCTACATCGGCCTTGGCGCCGGCGACCAGATCGCCCCGGGCCTGACCTTCGAGGTGTACGACAAGTCCGAAGGCGTGCCGATCCCCAGCGCCGAGTCCAACGACCTGCCCCAGGGCAAGGCGTCGCTTGAGGTGTTGCGCGTCGGGTCGACCAGCAGCGAGTGCCGCATCACCCGCACCACGCCCGGCGAACAGCTGACCGAGGGCGACCTGATCGCCAACCTCGTCTACGACCGCAACACCCGCTACGCGTTCTACATCTACGGCAACTTCGACCTCGACCAGAACGGCGTCTCGACCCCCGGCGACGCCAACGTCATCAAGCAGCTCATCACCCAGTGGGGCGGCCGCGTGGGTGACCAGATCAACGTGAACACCGACTTCGTCGTGATCGGCGCCGAGCCGGTCGTGCCGAACTTCACCGAAGAGGAACGGGCCGACCCCGTGAACCAGAAGAAATACGAGGACGCCCAGGCCGAGCTGAACACGTTCCAGGAAATCCTGAACCGTGCCGGCGAGCTGAACATCCCCGTGCTGAACCAGAACCGCTTCCTGTACTACGTGGGCTACTACGACCAGGCCCGCCGGTAACGGTTAGGTTGGACAACTTGAAGTAAGACGAGCCTCGCCCAATCTGGGCGAGGCTCGTTCATTTTACCTTTACGGCGACCCCCGCAACCGCCGCGTCGCGTGGCACCCTCTTCTGTAGGACAGGCATTCCTGCCTGTCTCTCAGGGCGTCCTCCTCTCCCCCCGTATTCCTTCTTCTGCGGGACGAGCATTCGTGCCTGTGTCGCTTCCGTCTTTTGCCTTTGGGTGGGGCATCGTTCTCGTCAACCACGTTGCGGAGCCGCGACAACGAAGAGGAAGAGACGCGAAGGCGCGAAGACGCGAAGACGCGAAGGAGGCGCGAAGGGTGTTGCGCCGGTTCCGCGTGAACGGCGCAGCGCGGGCGTAGAGATGGATAGCGTGCTCTTTGACAACTGAATAGCCGACGTCGCGCGGGGCGCCCCGCTCAATCGCATCCACTTGATGGTGCATAATGGTGCATAATGGTGCACGGTTTCGCGTTCTGCCTTACCCAAACCGCCGTCGCCACAACTGGTTGCGGAATCTCCTTCGCGTCTTGCTTCGCGCCTTCGCGTCTTCGCGTCTCTTCTTCGTCGACGAAACCGCACTATTCGCGCAAGGAGAGACCGACAAGAATGTCCGTCCTACCGGGAGAAGAAAATACGGGGGGAGAGACAGGCAGGAATGCCTGTCCTACAGAAGAGCGGCGGGTGAGCGTGGGTGGCCCGCGATCAGGTCGTCGCGTCTTTGCGGCTGGTCCACCAGAAGACGACGATGAACATCAGCAGCAGGGTCATTCCGAGGGCGGCACCGAAGGGGGCGTTGCGGGCTTGGCCGAACTGGTTCTGGATGATGTTGCCGATCATCTGCACGCGCCGGCCACCCATGAGGTCCTGAATCGCGAACATGCCGATGGCGGGGATGAAGACCAGCAGACAGCCGGCGACAATGCCGGGCTGGGTGAGGGGGATGATGACGTGGCCGAACGCCCGCGCGGGGCTGGCGCCGAGGTCGAACGCGGCCTCGACGAGGGCGTTGTCCATCTTCTCGACGCTGCCGTAGATCGGCAGAATCATGAACGGCAGGTAGGAGTAAACCAGCCCGATCATGATCGCGACCGGTGTGTACAGCAAATCGAACTGCCCCTCGGCGGTGATGTAGGGCGCATCCCGATAGCTGAGCCACTTGGCTAAAAATTCGAACTGCACGAGCTTTGCCAGCAGGAACGAGACGCCTGCGAAGTCGACGAAGCTGTTGAGCAGGCCTTCCCTCTTCAGAATGGTGATCCACGCGTAGGTGCGGATGAGGAAGCTCGTCCAGAAGGGGACCATCACCAGCATCAGCAGGCGGTTGCGGTTGGCCTCGCTCGCCCGGCCGATGAAGTAGGCGACGGGGTAACCGGCGATCACGCAGATGATCGTGGTGTACGCCGCGTACTTCACGCTGCGCCAGAGGATCTTGAGGTAATTGCCCCCTTCGACGAGGTCGACCGAGCGGTCGAACCCGACGAAGAACGCGATGACGCCGCCCCAGATCAACCCGCGCCAGATCGCCCGCGATTCCGGTCCGACGCGACCGGTGCGGTGCCACCAGAGCAGCGCGATCGCCAGTCCGATCGCCGCCCCGCAGATGGCCCATCCCGCCGAGCGGGTGAAGACTTGGAGGTAAGCGGGGTCGAAGACGCGCAGGTAGTTGTCGAACGCGGTGATCTCACCGGTCTTCTCGTCGCGCCACTCGAACTCAGCCTGGCCGAGTGCGTCGCGCTGCCCGAAGCTGTAGGCGAGCAGGATCGCCGTCGGCGCGATCACGAACAGCGCCAGCCAAAGCAGCAGCGGCGCCATCAGGAGCCAGCCGAACAGGCCGGGACGCCGATGGGCGGTGGGCGTGGCAAGCGTCGTGGGGACGGTGGGGGTCATGGGGCGGTGCGGCGAGGAGCTTACCTGGATGCTGCCGTGCGCAAGATGTCCTCCCGATGGGAGCCTTGGCGACCTGAGGGATCTCGATTGGCCTGACGATTCGCGGCTGACCGAGATCCCTCCCGTCGCCTGAGGCTCCGCTCGGGATGACAATGGAAGGGATTCTGTGGTCGTTCGAAATCACCCTCACCCAGCCTCTCCCGGCGTACCGGGAGAGGGGCAGGATCTGCGATCGACTTCCGATCAGCCACCGCTGCGCACGTCGGTGACGAGCTCGTCGATCAGCGTCGCGCCATCGCCGATCTCGCGGAAGGTGGAGAGCTTGGCCTCCTTCGGGTAGCTGGCGGCGTTATTGCGCTGCTCGTCGCTCAGCAGTTTGCGCGCCTCGGTGTTGGGGTTGGTGTAGGGGAAGTCGTCGCTGATCAGCTTGCTGACCTCGGGACGCAGGATGTAGTTCATGAACAGCATCGCGTTCTCCTTGTGCGGCGCGCCCTTGGGGATGGCGAGGCTGTCGATGAACTGGTGGGCGCCCTCTTCCGGCAGGATGTACTTGTACTTGGCCGGGTCTTCCTGGATCAGCAGCGCTGCCTCACCGCTCCAGACGACGCCGAGGTCCACGTCGCCGTTGAGCATGGCGGTCTTCGGGCTGTCGCTGTCGAACACCTTGATCAGCTTCACCCACTCGGCCAGCGTCGGCTTCACACCGGCCAGCACCTCGGGGGTGATGTTGTTGATGTCCTTGCCTTGCGCCGCCAGCACCCACGTCACCATCTCGCGGCCGTCGTCCAGCGCCACGATGCGGCCTTTGTACTTGTCCTGGAAGACGTCGGTCATCCCCTTGATCTCGTCGGTCATCTTCTCGGTGTTCACCACGATGCCGACCGTGCCCGCCATCCATGGCACCGTGAATTTCTGCTCGGGATCGTGCGGCAGGTTCTTGTACGCCTTGTCGATGTTCTTGATGTTCGGCACCTTCGACCAGTCGATCGGTTCCAGCTTGTCCAACTTCACCAGCGACTCGATCGTGTACTCCGACGGCTGAATGAGGTCGTACTGCGTGGCGCCGGCCAACAGCTTGGCCAGCATTTCCTCGTTGCTGGCGTAGGTCTCGTAATTCACCTTGATGCCGGTCTCCTTGGTGAACCCGTCGATCACGCCCTGCGGCACGTACTCGGACCAGGCGTACAGGTTGAGTTCCTTGCTCTGCGCACCGGCGATCCCGGTGGACATGAACACAAGCCCGGCAGCCAACAGTTTTATGAAACGCTTCATCTGACCTCCTTATGAGATAATGACCAATGACCAAATCCGAATGACCAATGAATGACCAAGCACCAATGACCATGTCGCTCACGTTGACTCCTAGGGTCGCATTGGTCATTGAACATTGATTGGTCATTCGGGTTTGGTCATTCGTCATTCCTTTTATCACACTATCGCTTCCACCGCCGAGCATATTCTGCGCCCAGAACCAGCACCACCGTGGCGACGACGAAGATCGTGCTGATCGCGTTCAGCGACGGGTCGAGCCCCTTGCGTACGCGCCCGTACACCACGATCGGCAGCGTTTGCGAGTCGGCGGAGTAGACGAAGTAGGTGACGATCAACTCGTCCAGGCTCAGCGTAAAGCTCATGAGCGCCCCGCTGATGATCGCCGGTAGCAGGTAGGGCACCATCACCTTGAAGAACGCCTTGGTGGGCGTGGCGCCCAGGTCCAGTGCCGCCTCTTCCAGCGCCGGGTCGACGCCGGCCAGACGGGCCTGGATCGCGATCAGCACGAACGGGAAGCAGAACGTCACGTGCGCGATGATGATCGTCGTGTATCCCAGCGACATCGGGTTGCCGTCGAAGCCGATCTGCCCCAGCAGCACGTTGCTGTGGCGGTTGACCAGCGCGAACAGCAGCAGCAGGCTGATGCCCATAATGATCTCGGGAATGATCATCGGGACGAAGATCAGCGTGTTGACCGCCCGCATGAACGGGTACTTGTAGCGGTACAGCAGCCAACCCCCGAGCGTGCCAAGGATGACCGAGATGACGGTCGTGATCGCCGCCACGATAATGCTGTTGTTCATCGCGCCGATCAACGGCGGCGCCGGCATGAGCGCCGCGGGCGCAGCGCCAATTCCGATCTTGGCGAGCGTGGTCTGCCAGACCCATTTCGTAGCCGTCCCGTACCATTCGAGGCCCAGGTCGCCGTACCACTTCCAGGTGAAGCCTTCCCACTTCACGTTCAATCGCGAATCGTTGAACGAGAAGACGACCAGCAGGACGATCGGCAGGTACAGGAAAATAAGGATCAGCAGCGTCCAACTGCCGAGCAGCAGGTTGACGAGCCGCATTCCGGAGGGCAATCGGACGGTCATAGCATGACGATCACACGCGAGGCGGACTGGTTCGCCCGAGTGTAGCGGCAGCGGTGGGCGGAGGGCAATGTTTTGTTTAGCGGGATTGCCTCAGCGGAAACGAGCGGCTCTGGTCCCCTCTCCCGGTACGCCGGGAGAGGGTTAGGGTGAGGGTGATTCTGAACTGCTGACGACGCCGGAAGATTAAAGGCACCCTCACCTAGCCTCTCCCGGCGTACCGGGAGAGGGACCGGATCGACATTCTTTACCTTTCAAACCCGTCCTTCCCCAACTGCACCACCTGCTCGTCGGTCGTGAACCGCACAAACCCACGGCCACCGGGGCGACCGTTGCCGGAATCGCGCAGGCCGCCGAAGGGGAGCGTGGAGGGGGAGAACGTCGTCGGCAGGTTCGCGTAGACGTTGCCGACGGCGAGCCCGTCGGCCATGCGGTCGAACGTCGCCCGGCTGCGCGTGAAGACGGATGCCGTCAGCCCGAAGGGCGTCAGATCGTGAAGGGCCAGCATCGCTGCTTCATCCGCGGCCGCCACGAGCGTGATGATCGGCGCAAAGGCTTCCTCCGCGAACAACGCCGGCTGCTCGGCGGCCAAGCCGTCGGGCAAATGCAGAAGGGCGGCGTTCACGTAGTGCCCCCGCTTGCCATTCACGCTCGACGGCATGGCCGGCGGGATGATCCACTGGCCATCCGCCTCGGCGGACGTCATTCGCTCGTAACGATCGACCGCCGCCTGACTCACCAATGGTCCCAGATTCGTCGCTTCATCCAGTGGATCACCCGGCACGAACTTCTTCAGCGACTGCCGCAACCGCTCGATCAACCCGTCGCTCACACGCCGATCAACGATCACCCGGCTCGTCGCGTTGCAGCGTTGGCCGGCGGTCAGACAGGCGGCCTCCGCGATCGCGTCGGCGGCCTTTTGTAGGTCGGCATCCGCGCAGACGATGGCGGCGTTCTTCCCGCCCAGTTCCAGGGCAACATCCTTCGACAGATCGCCCGCCAGCAGCGTCGCCAATTGCCGGCCGACGGGGACCGATCCCGTAAACGCCACCGACCGCACCGCCGGGTGCGTGCAGAGCGCCTTGCCTTCCTCACCGCCTCCTTGCACGAGGTTGAACACGCCTGCGGGGAAGATGCCGGCCATGACGCGCCCGTACCGCGCGCAGACGTTGGCCGCCAAGGGCGAGGGCTTGAAGATGACCGGGTTGCCTGCGATCAGGTGGGCCAGGATCTGCCCGTGCGGCAGGTGGATCGGAAAGTTAAATGGCCCCACGACCACCGCCGGCCCGCGCGGCCGCCGCCGGACGATCGCAGGGTGCAGATTTTGGGGCGAATCGTCCGCTAGCAGCCGCTGGGCGTCGTCGATCGTGAGATCGAACTTCGCGATGACGGCACCGATCTCACCCGTCGCCTCGCGCAACGGCTTACCGGTCTCCAGCGCGATACCGTCGGCCAAGTGCTGCTTGTCCTGCTCGATCGCGGCCTGCGCCTGCTTGAACATCGCTACGCGGTCGCCAAGCGGCGTCGCGGCCCAACCGCGCGACGCGTTCACGGCCGCCTCGATCGCGGGCTCGGTTGGGTCGCTGTGGACTTCGGGCAACTCAATCGACAGATCGCCCGGTGATCGATTGCGCCATGATGTGACGGTGTTTCCCATAACCTATCCTATGCCGCGCGCCGCACAACTATCCCCGTACCACGGCGTCCCGCCCGTGTCTCTCTTCGTCTCCATAGCGAGGGAACGGGCGAGCCGCCCGTGGTACGGCGGAACCGTTCAACTGTACACCGACACCGCCGCCTCGAACGTGTTTGTGTGAACCTTCACCACCTGCATCACGTCGCTCGTGTAGCCGCCGGCGAGCACCCAGGCGATTGGGATGGAGTGCGACCGCGCGAACTCGAACACCTTCCTGTCCCGCGCCAGCAGATCATCGTGCGTCAGGGCCAGTGGCGAGAACGGGTCCTCGCGATACGGGTCGGCGCCGGCCTGGTAGATCAGCACGTCCGGCTTGCCGCGCGACAGCATCAGAGGCAGGACAGTGTCGAGCGTCGCAGCGAGCGTCGCGCCATCACAGCCAGCGGGCAAGGAGATGGACCGGTGGTTCTCGCCGTCCTC
The nucleotide sequence above comes from Tepidisphaeraceae bacterium. Encoded proteins:
- the polA gene encoding DNA polymerase I produces the protein MPNKSFYIIDGHAQIYRAYFAPFRDLTSPTGEPTKGTFVFTQWLLNLIEHRKPDYLAMVIDQGGDEHVFRKEIFPEYKANRNKRPDDFGPQEERILQIVRDAGIPIFGKNGFEADDLLATMAKRLCTTGYDTFLVSKDKDLRQLVGPCVKMYDMAGDKVIDAAVMEAELGFGPHEAVEIQTLMGDSTDNVPGIPGVGPKTALELIKKYKTADNVLNHLAELKPKQRENFEKYADRLPISRQLVTLKDDVEMEFDPEACRFQGLNKSALTTHLQTLGFNNLIRRIGGDAPLAASQTSGRGKQTAASAKPQAPNLFSDGLFGPDTSAPQANEDGTPINAPETCASCDYQLIDTEEKLDAFITALSKQPRFAFDTETDDLGAMRSNLVGMSFSWRATTGYYIPVKGPVGCTILPRERVLEAVKPILENEQIKKVGHNLKYDLMVMRQAGIDFRGIELDTMIAAFLIDSSRMQYGIDRLALDLLNIKKVATVELLGKGKTLRTMDCVELNAISRYASEDADVAWRLYEFLHNRLEQLPTIKKLGDELETPLIEVLATMETNGIAVDPAVLKEQSEVLGVRIDELRERIYTEAGGEFNPDSPKQLADVLFNRLGLKTGKKTKTGFSTDVQVLERLATEHPVPRMILDYRSMVKLKNTYLDNLTEYISPATGRIHSHFNQTGAGTGRLSSSDPNLQNIPIRTDEGRRIRSAFVPGDAARNVLLTADYSQIELRILAHFTGEPGLVKAFAEDEDIHQAVASEVFNVPLTEVTRQQRGYAKTINFGIIYGVSAFGLSQRIEGLSVSAAGELIAAYHKRFPGINEFFKKCVAEAHEKGFVETISGRRRPIPDIASGVIAQRNYAERAAINSVVQGSAADLIKLAMLHVHQRLTATKSASRMLLQVHDELVFETPQAVVEAEAALVRDEMTKAMTLRVPLKVEVGWGKNWQEVK
- a CDS encoding ABC transporter permease; translated protein: MTPTVPTTLATPTAHRRPGLFGWLLMAPLLLWLALFVIAPTAILLAYSFGQRDALGQAEFEWRDEKTGEITAFDNYLRVFDPAYLQVFTRSAGWAICGAAIGLAIALLWWHRTGRVGPESRAIWRGLIWGGVIAFFVGFDRSVDLVEGGNYLKILWRSVKYAAYTTIICVIAGYPVAYFIGRASEANRNRLLMLVMVPFWTSFLIRTYAWITILKREGLLNSFVDFAGVSFLLAKLVQFEFLAKWLSYRDAPYITAEGQFDLLYTPVAIMIGLVYSYLPFMILPIYGSVEKMDNALVEAAFDLGASPARAFGHVIIPLTQPGIVAGCLLVFIPAIGMFAIQDLMGGRRVQMIGNIIQNQFGQARNAPFGAALGMTLLLMFIVVFWWTSRKDATT
- a CDS encoding spermidine/putrescine ABC transporter substrate-binding protein, with product MKRFIKLLAAGLVFMSTGIAGAQSKELNLYAWSEYVPQGVIDGFTKETGIKVNYETYASNEEMLAKLLAGATQYDLIQPSEYTIESLVKLDKLEPIDWSKVPNIKNIDKAYKNLPHDPEQKFTVPWMAGTVGIVVNTEKMTDEIKGMTDVFQDKYKGRIVALDDGREMVTWVLAAQGKDINNITPEVLAGVKPTLAEWVKLIKVFDSDSPKTAMLNGDVDLGVVWSGEAALLIQEDPAKYKYILPEEGAHQFIDSLAIPKGAPHKENAMLFMNYILRPEVSKLISDDFPYTNPNTEARKLLSDEQRNNAASYPKEAKLSTFREIGDGATLIDELVTDVRSGG
- a CDS encoding ABC transporter permease, whose translation is MTVRLPSGMRLVNLLLGSWTLLILIFLYLPIVLLVVFSFNDSRLNVKWEGFTWKWYGDLGLEWYGTATKWVWQTTLAKIGIGAAPAALMPAPPLIGAMNNSIIVAAITTVISVILGTLGGWLLYRYKYPFMRAVNTLIFVPMIIPEIIMGISLLLLFALVNRHSNVLLGQIGFDGNPMSLGYTTIIIAHVTFCFPFVLIAIQARLAGVDPALEEAALDLGATPTKAFFKVMVPYLLPAIISGALMSFTLSLDELIVTYFVYSADSQTLPIVVYGRVRKGLDPSLNAISTIFVVATVVLVLGAEYARRWKR
- a CDS encoding aldehyde dehydrogenase family protein produces the protein MGNTVTSWRNRSPGDLSIELPEVHSDPTEPAIEAAVNASRGWAATPLGDRVAMFKQAQAAIEQDKQHLADGIALETGKPLREATGEIGAVIAKFDLTIDDAQRLLADDSPQNLHPAIVRRRPRGPAVVVGPFNFPIHLPHGQILAHLIAGNPVIFKPSPLAANVCARYGRVMAGIFPAGVFNLVQGGGEEGKALCTHPAVRSVAFTGSVPVGRQLATLLAGDLSKDVALELGGKNAAIVCADADLQKAADAIAEAACLTAGQRCNATSRVIVDRRVSDGLIERLRQSLKKFVPGDPLDEATNLGPLVSQAAVDRYERMTSAEADGQWIIPPAMPSSVNGKRGHYVNAALLHLPDGLAAEQPALFAEEAFAPIITLVAAADEAAMLALHDLTPFGLTASVFTRSRATFDRMADGLAVGNVYANLPTTFSPSTLPFGGLRDSGNGRPGGRGFVRFTTDEQVVQLGKDGFER